A single Paraburkholderia sp. D15 DNA region contains:
- a CDS encoding FtsX-like permease family protein produces the protein MKTLLLAFRNLKRNRRRSSTTMLAMISGLAAVLLFGGYTTDINYGLQSNYVRQSGHLQLQHSNYFLYGSGDPVSYGIDNYEHVIDVLRGDPQLASLVTVITPVLSVNGIAGNFSAGVSRTVFGVGMVVADQNRMRTWNDYGFPGRPSQLKLTGSGPDAAVIGTGVARVLRLCDRLDVPHCSGQDAQAPLQPKTVAAAPADIAALSAIEAAAKPKTPGAHIELLASNAYGAPNIAELNVVQAQRQGVKEVDDMFVQLHLPQAQRLVYGGGQPKVTAIEVQLHHTDQLPQARARLNALLSSSLRGEPIEVLDFATLNAQYGQITGMFGAVFGFIAVLIATVVMFTVSNTMNMAVMERTHEIGTLRAIGVRRAGIRRMFVYEGFLLGVCGAAVGVLCALGAAALINHAGLHWVPPGQTEPVALTVRVWGETAMIARYAIGVVLVATFSAWWPARRAARMPIVDSLRFA, from the coding sequence ATGAAAACCCTCCTCCTTGCTTTCCGCAACCTGAAGCGCAACCGGCGCCGCTCCTCGACCACGATGCTCGCCATGATCAGCGGCCTCGCCGCGGTGCTGCTGTTCGGCGGCTACACAACCGACATCAACTACGGATTGCAAAGCAATTACGTCAGACAGAGCGGGCATCTGCAACTGCAGCACAGCAATTACTTTCTGTACGGCAGCGGCGACCCGGTGTCTTACGGCATCGACAACTATGAGCATGTCATCGATGTACTGCGCGGTGATCCGCAACTGGCCTCACTGGTGACAGTCATTACGCCGGTCCTGTCGGTCAACGGCATTGCGGGCAATTTTTCCGCCGGTGTATCGCGCACGGTGTTCGGTGTCGGCATGGTCGTCGCCGATCAGAATCGCATGCGGACGTGGAATGACTACGGGTTTCCCGGCCGCCCCAGTCAGTTGAAGCTCACCGGCAGCGGCCCCGATGCCGCGGTGATCGGTACGGGAGTGGCGCGCGTACTGCGCCTGTGCGATCGACTCGACGTGCCCCACTGCAGCGGACAGGATGCGCAAGCCCCGCTCCAGCCGAAAACGGTCGCCGCCGCGCCGGCCGACATCGCCGCGCTGTCGGCCATCGAAGCCGCAGCCAAGCCGAAAACACCCGGTGCCCACATCGAATTGCTGGCATCGAATGCTTATGGCGCTCCCAACATCGCCGAGTTGAATGTCGTCCAGGCACAGCGTCAGGGCGTGAAAGAAGTCGACGACATGTTCGTGCAACTCCATCTTCCCCAAGCGCAGCGATTGGTCTACGGCGGCGGGCAACCCAAGGTGACTGCCATCGAGGTGCAGCTTCATCACACGGATCAGTTGCCGCAAGCGCGAGCGCGGCTGAACGCGTTGCTCTCGTCGTCGTTGCGAGGCGAACCCATCGAAGTGCTGGATTTCGCCACACTCAACGCGCAATACGGCCAGATTACCGGCATGTTCGGCGCGGTGTTCGGCTTCATCGCCGTGCTGATCGCGACCGTCGTCATGTTCACGGTCAGCAACACCATGAATATGGCAGTCATGGAGCGGACCCATGAAATCGGCACATTGCGCGCAATCGGCGTGCGGCGCGCCGGCATCCGGCGGATGTTCGTCTACGAGGGTTTTCTGCTTGGCGTCTGCGGCGCCGCCGTCGGTGTCTTGTGCGCCCTAGGGGCCGCTGCGTTGATCAATCACGCCGGCCTGCATTGGGTACCGCCTGGCCAGACTGAACCCGTCGCGTTGACAGTACGCGTATGGGGCGAAACCGCGATGATCGCGCGCTATGCGATCGGCGTGGTGCTGGTCGCAACATTCTCGGCATGGTGGCCGGCTCGCCGGGCAGCCCGTATGCCCATCGTCGATTCGCTGCGCTTCGCCTGA
- a CDS encoding outer membrane lipoprotein-sorting protein — MKIRSLITLAGALLIASTAFGAVPSAQQLLIDSDAIRNPDKPFSLTTTLIEFRQGQQTATDVLTVYSKADPADGQFRSLVQFQSPARDTNKLLLKNGNDLWFYDPSSQASVRLSPQQRLLGQASNGDVVTVNWARDYDAKLSGEEDIADGDRQTRHCYKLDLTARTADVTYHAIELWIDGASKWPIKARFMSESGNLLKTTYFRRFQTALGMTRPTEMIIIDGLDPAWVTVMRYGDYAWREIPDSWLQRAYLPRFKAQ; from the coding sequence ATGAAGATCAGATCGCTCATTACGCTTGCCGGTGCTCTGCTGATTGCATCCACCGCCTTCGGCGCCGTGCCTTCCGCACAACAACTGCTGATCGACAGCGACGCCATCCGCAATCCCGACAAACCGTTCAGCCTGACCACCACCCTCATCGAGTTTCGTCAGGGGCAGCAAACGGCGACTGACGTGTTGACCGTGTATTCGAAGGCCGATCCCGCCGACGGTCAATTCCGGAGTCTCGTCCAGTTTCAGAGTCCCGCTCGCGATACGAACAAACTGTTGCTCAAGAACGGCAACGACCTCTGGTTCTATGACCCGTCGAGTCAGGCCAGCGTGCGCCTGTCGCCGCAACAGCGCTTGTTGGGACAGGCGTCCAACGGTGACGTCGTGACCGTGAACTGGGCGAGAGACTACGACGCGAAGCTGAGCGGCGAGGAAGATATCGCCGACGGCGACCGCCAGACCCGGCACTGCTACAAACTGGACCTGACCGCGCGTACGGCGGATGTGACCTATCACGCCATCGAACTCTGGATCGACGGCGCAAGCAAATGGCCGATCAAGGCCCGCTTCATGTCGGAGAGCGGCAACTTGCTGAAAACCACGTATTTCCGTCGATTCCAGACGGCACTCGGCATGACGCGTCCGACTGAGATGATCATCATCGACGGCCTCGATCCCGCCTGGGTCACCGTCATGCGTTATGGCGACTACGCGTGGCGCGAGATACCCGATTCGTGGTTGCAACGCGCGTACCTTCCGCGTTTCAAAGCGCAGTAA
- a CDS encoding histidine kinase: protein MGFGTSRRGRAAFLTSVVLLNCLIAVIFWAGSRKAPLFSYLISSNAIGFSALFLNQLVSRFANGRLGMLIQVLFIAPVSVVVGVEVAGMTAAHAPPLLERTSMATWLAFAPSFLVAALICAFTSVFVRASHMRAALETQRREAAELKQSETAARLALLQAQIEPHFLFNTLANVQSLIERDSARASAMLDSLNRYLRASLGRTRKPVSHLNEELELVEALLSIASMRLEKRLRYTISVPEALHQVALPPLLLQPLVENAVIHGIEPAIHGGEIVIAAHREEGVLKLSVADTGVGLGNSTRLHGGVGLANVRARLQSLYGDAASLSVNSNASRGVTASLLIPMP from the coding sequence ATGGGATTTGGAACAAGCCGAAGAGGCCGAGCCGCTTTCCTGACTAGCGTCGTGCTGCTGAATTGCCTTATTGCTGTGATTTTTTGGGCCGGCAGTCGTAAAGCGCCGCTTTTTTCCTATCTGATCAGTTCGAACGCGATCGGATTCAGCGCGCTTTTTCTCAACCAACTGGTCAGCCGGTTCGCTAATGGCAGGCTCGGCATGCTCATACAGGTATTGTTCATCGCGCCCGTTAGCGTGGTGGTCGGCGTGGAGGTCGCCGGCATGACGGCAGCACATGCGCCACCGCTTCTCGAACGTACCAGTATGGCGACGTGGCTCGCGTTCGCGCCTTCCTTTCTGGTGGCGGCGCTGATCTGCGCCTTCACCTCGGTGTTCGTGCGTGCCTCCCACATGCGTGCCGCGCTCGAAACCCAGCGCAGGGAAGCGGCCGAATTGAAGCAATCGGAAACTGCCGCGCGTCTCGCGCTGCTCCAGGCGCAGATAGAACCGCATTTTCTTTTCAACACGCTGGCGAATGTTCAAAGCCTGATCGAGCGCGACTCGGCACGCGCGTCGGCCATGCTGGACAGCCTGAACCGCTATTTGCGCGCGAGCCTCGGACGCACGCGCAAGCCCGTGTCACACCTCAACGAGGAACTCGAACTGGTTGAGGCGCTGCTCAGCATTGCTTCCATGCGTCTCGAGAAGCGTTTGCGTTATACGATTTCTGTCCCGGAAGCGCTTCACCAAGTAGCGCTCCCGCCGTTATTGCTGCAGCCGCTCGTCGAAAACGCCGTGATTCACGGCATCGAGCCTGCCATTCACGGCGGTGAGATTGTTATTGCCGCCCATCGGGAAGAAGGTGTTTTAAAGTTGAGCGTGGCCGATACGGGAGTGGGCCTGGGCAACAGCACCCGGTTGCATGGTGGCGTCGGACTGGCAAACGTGCGTGCGCGCCTTCAAAGTCTTTATGGCGACGCCGCATCGTTATCCGTCAATTCCAATGCCTCACGTGGCGTGACTGCGAGCCTGCTTATTCCAATGCCTTGA
- a CDS encoding LytTR family DNA-binding domain-containing protein, with protein sequence MPTALIADDEPNLSAELTSRLAHFWPELQIVAISNNGVDALAELNAKQPDFAFLDIRMPGVDGLQIARLLPNIRVVFVTAYDEYAVQAFDTSAVDYLLKPLNDDRLLRCIAKLQRGNWLAPDLTTTAPIVSSNDAAPIKWLTVGLKDATHLVPVDDVLYFKATDKYTEVVTRERRHIIRTSLKDLMPRLDADSFAQVHRSAIVAYSAIDRVERDLLGRLRIHLIGCADLLPVSRGCVGLFKQM encoded by the coding sequence ATGCCGACTGCCCTGATCGCCGATGATGAACCGAACCTGTCCGCCGAACTCACTTCGCGTCTGGCTCATTTCTGGCCGGAGTTGCAGATCGTCGCGATATCGAACAACGGCGTGGACGCATTGGCTGAGTTGAATGCCAAACAACCCGATTTTGCGTTTCTCGACATTCGGATGCCCGGTGTCGACGGACTTCAGATAGCGCGATTGCTGCCGAATATACGTGTTGTATTCGTCACTGCTTACGACGAGTACGCGGTACAAGCTTTCGATACTTCCGCCGTCGACTATCTTCTGAAGCCGCTCAACGACGACCGGCTTCTCCGTTGCATTGCAAAACTGCAACGCGGCAACTGGCTTGCCCCCGATCTCACCACCACGGCGCCCATCGTTTCCTCCAATGACGCCGCGCCGATCAAATGGCTGACGGTAGGGTTGAAAGATGCAACCCATCTGGTGCCGGTGGACGACGTGCTGTACTTCAAGGCAACCGACAAGTACACGGAAGTGGTGACTCGCGAGCGTAGGCACATTATCCGGACATCGCTCAAAGATCTGATGCCTCGTCTCGACGCCGACAGTTTTGCGCAAGTGCATCGAAGCGCCATCGTGGCGTATTCGGCAATCGACCGGGTCGAACGCGATCTGCTCGGTCGCTTGCGTATCCACCTGATTGGCTGCGCGGACCTCTTGCCGGTCAGTCGCGGTTGCGTTGGCCTCTTCAAGCAAATGTGA
- a CDS encoding nuclear transport factor 2 family protein, translating into MADPIETRPPLPPFTRETAIQKVRAAEDGWNTRDPERVSLAYTVDSVWRNRAEFTHGRAEIVGLLRRKWAKELDYRLIKELWAFTDNRIAVRFAYEWHDDSNNWFRSYGNENWEFDEHGLMARRHASINDLPIREADRLYRWPLGRRPDEHPGLSDLGL; encoded by the coding sequence ATGGCCGACCCGATCGAAACCCGCCCGCCGCTCCCGCCCTTCACGCGCGAAACCGCGATCCAGAAAGTGCGTGCCGCCGAAGACGGCTGGAATACCCGCGACCCTGAACGCGTATCGCTGGCGTATACCGTCGACAGCGTCTGGCGCAATCGCGCCGAGTTCACGCATGGGCGCGCGGAGATCGTCGGGCTGTTGCGGCGCAAATGGGCGAAGGAACTCGACTATCGCCTGATCAAGGAGCTGTGGGCATTCACCGATAACCGCATCGCGGTGCGCTTCGCCTATGAATGGCACGACGATTCGAATAACTGGTTCCGCTCGTACGGCAACGAGAACTGGGAGTTCGACGAACACGGTCTGATGGCGCGCCGTCACGCGAGCATCAACGACCTGCCGATCCGCGAGGCGGACCGTCTGTACCGCTGGCCGCTGGGCCGTCGTCCCGACGAACATCCGGGGCTGTCCGACCTCGGCCTGTGA
- a CDS encoding TetR/AcrR family transcriptional regulator: MATDTRTDTETETQADASSPGSARDRLLDAAEALIYAGGIHATGVDAIVKQSGTARKSFYTHFGSKDALVAAALERRDERWMNWFIAGTQQRGKTARKRLLGMFDVLRACFASEDFHGCAFLNAAGEIASAEDPIRIVAREHKERLLAFVRTQCDEFVNESSVNGTSGTSGASAINHRHAARLSRQWLVLLDGAIAVALVSGDPDAALDAQTAARAVLDAQTAGPASGAKPSTGTTAEPASRKRPPSRRTAT, encoded by the coding sequence ATGGCTACCGATACCCGAACCGATACTGAAACCGAAACCCAGGCGGACGCCTCGTCGCCCGGCAGCGCGCGCGACCGGCTGCTCGACGCCGCCGAGGCGCTGATCTACGCCGGCGGCATCCACGCAACCGGCGTGGATGCGATCGTCAAGCAATCCGGCACGGCGCGCAAAAGTTTCTACACGCACTTCGGATCGAAGGACGCACTGGTCGCCGCCGCGCTCGAACGGCGCGACGAACGCTGGATGAACTGGTTCATCGCGGGTACGCAACAGCGCGGCAAGACTGCGCGAAAACGTCTGCTCGGCATGTTCGACGTGTTGCGCGCATGCTTTGCATCGGAGGATTTTCACGGCTGTGCGTTTCTGAACGCGGCCGGCGAGATTGCCTCGGCGGAAGACCCGATCCGTATCGTTGCGCGCGAACATAAAGAGCGGCTGCTCGCGTTCGTGCGGACGCAGTGCGATGAATTCGTCAACGAGTCCAGCGTGAATGGCACGAGCGGAACGAGTGGAGCGAGCGCGATCAACCATCGCCATGCCGCGCGTCTGTCGCGGCAATGGCTGGTGCTGCTCGACGGCGCGATCGCCGTTGCGCTCGTAAGCGGTGATCCCGATGCCGCGCTCGACGCGCAGACCGCCGCGCGTGCCGTTCTCGACGCACAGACCGCGGGCCCCGCTAGCGGCGCCAAGCCATCCACCGGCACGACTGCCGAACCCGCTTCACGCAAACGGCCGCCATCCCGGCGCACCGCAACTTGA
- a CDS encoding YceI family protein, which translates to MSSSTVRAAFVRVLGRGVLSVALLSAIACTPIQVLTHSVSQNETRVPAGRYEIDPDHCSITFDIDHFKYSRFTMRFDRKRGQLDWNEGGLDKSTASITIDAASIDTNVPLLDKMVKSDSMLDVERYPEIRFVSTRFERTGDSRGTLTGNLTIHGVTQPVSLDVTFNGFAPDPLTKKDTLGFSADGHFSRAKFGLATWYPAVGDDIHVRIQAEFVKTPAGA; encoded by the coding sequence ATGAGCTCATCGACAGTCCGCGCCGCGTTCGTGCGCGTTTTGGGACGCGGCGTACTCAGCGTCGCGCTGCTGAGCGCGATCGCCTGCACACCGATTCAGGTACTCACGCACTCGGTCAGTCAGAACGAAACACGCGTGCCGGCCGGCCGCTATGAGATCGATCCGGATCATTGCAGCATCACCTTCGACATCGATCACTTCAAATACTCGCGCTTCACGATGCGCTTCGATCGCAAACGCGGGCAGCTCGACTGGAACGAGGGCGGTCTGGACAAGAGCACGGCCTCGATCACGATCGACGCCGCAAGCATCGACACCAACGTGCCCTTGCTCGACAAGATGGTGAAAAGCGACAGCATGCTCGACGTCGAACGCTATCCGGAGATCCGTTTCGTGAGCACGCGCTTCGAGCGCACCGGCGATTCGCGCGGCACGTTGACCGGCAATCTGACCATTCACGGCGTGACGCAGCCGGTTTCGCTCGACGTCACTTTCAACGGCTTCGCGCCGGACCCGCTGACGAAAAAAGACACGCTCGGTTTTTCCGCCGATGGCCATTTCAGCCGCGCGAAGTTTGGCCTCGCGACGTGGTACCCGGCCGTCGGCGACGACATTCACGTGCGCATTCAGGCGGAGTTCGTGAAAACGCCCGCAGGCGCGTAA
- the tdh gene encoding L-threonine 3-dehydrogenase: protein MKALAKLERAPGLTLTDVAKPEVGHNDVMIRITRTAICGTDIHIWKWDDWAQKTIPVPMHVGHEYVGEIVEMGQEVRGFAIGDRVSGEGHITCGFCRNCRAGRRHLCRNTVGVGVNREGAFAEYLVIPAFNAFKIPPEISDDLAAIFDPFGNATHTALSFNLVGEDVLITGAGPIGIMAVAIAKHVGARNVVITDVNDYRLELARKMGATRAVNVSRESLRDVMADLHMTEGFDVGLEMSGVPSAFTSMLEAMNHGGKIALLGIPPAQTAIDWTQVIFKGLEIKGIYGREMFETWYKMVAMLQSGLDLSPILTHHFKVDDYQEAFATMLSGESGKVILDWTA, encoded by the coding sequence ATGAAAGCATTGGCTAAACTCGAACGCGCGCCGGGGCTCACGCTCACGGACGTCGCGAAGCCCGAAGTCGGTCATAACGATGTGATGATCCGCATTACGCGCACCGCGATTTGCGGCACCGACATTCATATCTGGAAGTGGGACGACTGGGCGCAGAAAACGATTCCCGTACCCATGCACGTCGGCCACGAGTATGTCGGCGAAATCGTCGAGATGGGCCAGGAAGTGCGCGGCTTTGCGATCGGCGACCGCGTGTCGGGCGAAGGGCACATTACCTGCGGCTTCTGCCGCAACTGTCGCGCGGGGCGCCGGCATTTGTGCCGCAACACGGTGGGCGTCGGCGTGAATCGCGAAGGCGCGTTCGCCGAGTATCTGGTGATTCCGGCCTTCAACGCATTCAAGATTCCGCCGGAGATCTCCGACGACCTCGCCGCGATTTTCGATCCGTTCGGCAATGCCACGCATACGGCGCTGTCGTTCAATCTGGTCGGCGAGGACGTGCTGATCACCGGCGCGGGACCGATCGGGATCATGGCGGTCGCGATTGCGAAACACGTCGGCGCGCGCAACGTCGTGATTACCGACGTCAACGATTACCGTCTCGAACTCGCGCGCAAGATGGGCGCGACGCGCGCGGTGAACGTGTCGCGCGAGTCGCTGCGCGATGTGATGGCGGATCTGCACATGACCGAAGGCTTCGACGTCGGCCTGGAAATGTCCGGCGTGCCGAGTGCGTTTACCAGCATGCTCGAAGCGATGAACCACGGCGGCAAGATCGCGTTGCTCGGTATTCCGCCCGCGCAAACCGCGATCGACTGGACCCAGGTGATTTTCAAGGGCCTCGAAATCAAGGGCATTTACGGCCGCGAGATGTTCGAGACCTGGTACAAGATGGTCGCGATGTTGCAGAGCGGTCTGGATCTGTCGCCGATCCTGACGCATCATTTCAAGGTCGACGATTATCAGGAAGCGTTCGCCACGATGCTGTCCGGCGAGAGCGGCAAGGTGATTCTGGATTGGACCGCTTGA
- a CDS encoding glycine C-acetyltransferase: MRDLYLAHLRGTLEQIRADGFYKHERVIDSPQSADIRLANGTGVLNFCANNYLGLADDARLIDAAKQGLDRDGFGMASVRFICGTQSVHKQLETALAAFLQTDDCILYSSCFDANGGLFETLLDENDAIISDELNHASIIDGVRLSKAKRFRYKNNDLADLEARLKEADAAGARFKLIATDGVFSMDGIIANLAGICDLADRYGALVMVDDSHAVGFVGEHGRGTPEHCGVMARVDIITGTLGKALGGASGGYVAARKEIVELLRQRSRPYLFSNTLTPSIAAASLEVLELLASDEGAQLRARVRENGAHFRSKMSALGFTLVPGEHPIIPVMLGDAQLASKMADALLKEGVYVIGFSFPVVPKGRARIRTQMSAAHTTEQIDRAVDAFARVGRELGVI, encoded by the coding sequence ATGCGTGACCTTTACCTCGCCCATCTGCGCGGCACTCTCGAACAGATTCGCGCCGACGGCTTCTATAAGCACGAGCGCGTGATCGACAGCCCGCAATCGGCCGACATCCGGCTGGCGAACGGCACAGGCGTACTCAATTTCTGCGCGAACAACTACCTGGGTCTTGCCGACGACGCGCGTCTGATCGACGCCGCGAAGCAGGGTCTCGACCGCGACGGCTTCGGCATGGCGTCGGTGCGCTTCATCTGTGGCACGCAAAGCGTGCACAAGCAGCTCGAAACGGCGCTCGCCGCATTTCTGCAAACCGACGACTGTATTCTCTATTCCAGCTGTTTCGACGCAAACGGCGGCCTGTTCGAAACGCTGCTCGACGAGAACGACGCGATCATCAGCGACGAGTTGAATCACGCCAGCATCATCGATGGTGTGCGGCTTTCCAAGGCGAAACGCTTTCGCTACAAGAACAACGACCTCGCCGATCTCGAGGCGCGTCTGAAGGAAGCGGACGCCGCCGGCGCGCGCTTCAAGCTGATCGCGACGGACGGCGTGTTCTCGATGGACGGCATCATCGCCAACCTCGCCGGTATCTGCGATCTGGCGGATCGCTACGGCGCGCTCGTAATGGTCGACGATTCGCACGCCGTGGGTTTCGTCGGCGAACATGGCCGCGGCACACCGGAGCATTGCGGCGTGATGGCGCGCGTCGACATCATTACCGGCACGCTCGGCAAAGCGCTTGGCGGCGCATCGGGCGGTTACGTCGCGGCGCGCAAGGAAATCGTGGAATTGCTGCGTCAGCGCTCGCGTCCGTATCTGTTCTCGAACACATTGACGCCGAGCATTGCCGCCGCGTCGCTGGAAGTACTCGAACTGCTGGCCAGCGACGAAGGCGCGCAATTGCGGGCACGTGTGCGCGAAAACGGCGCGCACTTCCGCAGCAAGATGAGCGCGCTCGGCTTCACGCTCGTGCCCGGCGAACATCCGATCATTCCGGTCATGCTGGGCGACGCGCAACTCGCGTCGAAGATGGCCGACGCCTTATTGAAGGAAGGCGTCTACGTGATCGGCTTCTCGTTTCCGGTGGTCCCGAAGGGGCGCGCGCGCATCCGCACGCAGATGAGCGCCGCGCATACGACCGAGCAGATCGACCGCGCCGTGGACGCGTTCGCGCGCGTCGGCCGCGAACTCGGCGTGATCTGA
- a CDS encoding XRE family transcriptional regulator, translated as MGQEMASSGNRRVSAVSAAAAPAASALPASASAAPPRVGEQIQRLRAERRMTLDDLSRAAGVSKSMLSEIERDKANPTIAVAWRLTNALGVSLDSLFAPQKTPEAIAVSGPHEIPTLSGHDAKYQLRVWGPIELAGKFEWYELTLQPGGALVSNAHEPGTREHLTVLHGTIEIDAAGTTKRLKSADTARYVADEPHAIRNAGKGEAKALLVVIHG; from the coding sequence ATGGGTCAGGAAATGGCAAGTTCGGGTAATCGCCGCGTTTCGGCTGTTTCGGCCGCCGCGGCGCCTGCGGCAAGCGCGCTGCCGGCCTCCGCGAGCGCGGCACCGCCACGCGTTGGCGAGCAGATTCAGCGTTTGCGCGCCGAACGCCGGATGACGCTCGACGATCTGTCGCGCGCGGCCGGTGTGTCGAAGTCCATGCTATCGGAAATCGAGCGCGACAAGGCCAATCCGACCATCGCGGTCGCCTGGCGGTTGACCAACGCGCTAGGCGTCAGCCTCGACTCGCTGTTCGCGCCGCAGAAAACGCCCGAGGCCATCGCCGTCTCCGGTCCGCATGAGATTCCCACGTTGAGCGGCCACGACGCCAAATATCAGTTGCGAGTGTGGGGGCCGATCGAACTCGCCGGTAAGTTCGAGTGGTACGAACTGACGCTGCAACCCGGCGGGGCGCTGGTGTCGAACGCGCACGAACCCGGCACGCGCGAACACCTGACCGTGTTGCACGGCACGATCGAAATCGATGCGGCCGGCACGACGAAGCGCCTGAAGAGCGCGGACACCGCGCGCTATGTCGCGGACGAACCGCACGCGATCCGCAATGCCGGTAAAGGCGAGGCGAAAGCCTTGCTGGTGGTGATTCACGGCTAG
- a CDS encoding DUF2471 family protein encodes MNDLTTDPTDHALAALRYQTAARDLERIVRAIAARYIVQQVPLTWRLLHAIEAEALADLGFASRHDALMLGLFQRPSELPYPETDEGVDFGMSTALPAVFAFAVCAYEEAARRATRSAGQDAPLKRARAWGD; translated from the coding sequence ATGAACGACCTGACGACCGACCCTACCGACCACGCTCTGGCCGCGCTGCGCTATCAAACCGCCGCGCGCGACCTCGAACGCATCGTGCGCGCCATCGCCGCGCGGTACATCGTTCAGCAGGTGCCGCTAACCTGGCGCCTTCTGCACGCCATCGAGGCGGAAGCGCTCGCCGACCTCGGTTTCGCCAGCCGTCATGACGCGCTGATGCTTGGGCTGTTTCAGCGACCTTCCGAGTTGCCTTATCCGGAAACGGACGAAGGCGTCGACTTCGGCATGTCGACGGCGTTGCCCGCCGTGTTCGCGTTCGCTGTTTGCGCTTATGAAGAAGCCGCTCGCCGCGCGACTCGGTCGGCGGGACAGGATGCGCCGCTCAAACGCGCGCGCGCCTGGGGCGATTAG
- a CDS encoding tyrosine-type recombinase/integrase: MSPPNLSDPVPRPAPSTDLFDQQRDDWRRDPQIAFDAWLAMQHFRRSSAEVYQAQWGQFLDWLAVRQKSLVTVDTQTIAEFVGSLAVRKPQRVRYLRLIERVLDHVREIESASTNPARFIAQDGEANWRNARDNEPTGFLTHAERTALIAHLFSPLPAMSAAQRWRERRDRALIAVFLGGGLKTGEAGALSVSCVIAGSPWVTIESANPMLTRRTRLAPFAAAILDTWLAERRLSELAGNLVFPASPSGRPMHKATMLRSVDALVDAAGIAASRTSRASPQTLRNTFAADLFESGVEAELVGQWLGFVQGVSANRLYRAWEMWADRQDPPIVDEPDPAARPLAEPRRDGRLTRKKGGIEP; encoded by the coding sequence ATGTCACCTCCCAACCTGTCCGACCCCGTTCCCCGGCCCGCGCCCTCCACCGATCTTTTCGATCAGCAGCGTGACGACTGGCGTCGCGATCCGCAGATCGCCTTCGACGCGTGGCTTGCCATGCAACATTTCCGGCGGTCGTCGGCCGAGGTTTATCAAGCGCAATGGGGACAGTTTCTCGACTGGCTTGCGGTACGTCAGAAAAGTCTCGTGACGGTGGATACGCAAACCATCGCCGAATTCGTCGGCAGTCTGGCGGTTCGAAAGCCACAGCGCGTCCGCTATCTGCGCCTGATCGAGCGGGTGCTGGATCATGTCCGCGAAATCGAATCCGCGTCGACCAATCCCGCCCGCTTCATCGCTCAGGATGGCGAAGCAAACTGGCGCAACGCCCGCGACAATGAACCCACCGGCTTTCTCACCCATGCCGAACGGACCGCGCTGATTGCACATCTGTTCTCGCCATTGCCGGCGATGTCGGCGGCGCAGCGTTGGCGAGAGCGGCGCGATCGGGCACTGATCGCTGTGTTTCTCGGCGGCGGACTGAAAACCGGCGAGGCGGGCGCACTTTCGGTTAGTTGCGTGATTGCTGGCTCGCCGTGGGTCACGATCGAGTCCGCGAATCCGATGCTGACGCGCCGTACCCGGCTTGCTCCCTTCGCGGCGGCCATTCTCGACACATGGCTCGCCGAGCGGCGTCTGTCGGAATTGGCGGGCAATCTTGTCTTCCCCGCATCGCCTTCCGGGCGGCCGATGCACAAGGCCACCATGCTGCGTTCGGTCGACGCGCTGGTCGACGCCGCCGGCATCGCCGCGTCGCGTACCTCACGCGCCAGTCCGCAAACGCTGCGCAACACGTTCGCGGCGGACCTGTTCGAAAGCGGGGTAGAGGCGGAACTGGTCGGACAATGGCTGGGATTTGTGCAGGGCGTCTCGGCGAACCGGCTTTATCGCGCGTGGGAGATGTGGGCAGATCGACAGGATCCGCCCATCGTCGACGAACCGGATCCGGCGGCTCGACCTTTGGCAGAACCTAGACGCGACGGGCGTTTGACGAGGAAAAAGGGAGGAATCGAGCCCTGA